The Bacteroidota bacterium region ACTCCGTCTGGAACGCCGCCACGCGCGACTCGCTCGCCCTCGTGGCGCACTACGACGCGAACACCGCCGACTACCAGTTCCCCGAGCGCCGGCGCGTCGTCGGCTTCTACAGCCGGAGCGACTCCTTGCTCCAGGTCGTGGCCTCGGCCCTCGACGCTGGGCAGGGGCCGGTGGAGATCGAAGCGCTCGTCGCGGGGGCCGACCAGGGCGTGCAGATCGACACCGTGTTCATCAACAACGAGCCCACGATGACCGCCGAAGGGTCCGAGACGATCTTCGACCAGGCCCGCGTGCTGAACGTCGGGCAGCGCTCCTCGGTGCTCCCCTACCAGAGCCGCCAGGCGGTGCTCTTGCTCGACGCGATCGAAGCTCCGCGCCCGATGACGTTCGACGAGGCCCGCGCCCAGGTGGTCGCCGACTACCAGGACGTGCTCGACGAGCGGCTGCGCGCCCGGCTGCGCCAGGCCTACGGAGCGGCGCTCTACCCCGAACTCCTCCGCTTCGCCTTTGCCGGCGAGCCCACGATGGAGGCCATGATGGGCAGCGCCTCGATGCAATAAGCCGTCCCCGTACCGCGTATGGAAGAGGGGAGCCGCACGCACGCCGGCTCCCCTCCTCGTTTCAGCCCGCCATGCCCCGTTTTCTCTGCCTGCTCCTTGCGCTTGGCCTCGCTGCGTGCGGCGACCCGGCCCCGCCGGTGCCCGAGGACTACGTCGCCCGCGTGGGCGGCGAGGTCCTCACCGCAGGCGACCTCGAGCGGGCCCTCGACGTGGCCCCGGTAGGGCTCGACAGCGTGACCGCCCGGCGGCAGGTGATCGAGCAGTGGGTGACGGCGGAGCTGATGGCGCGCGAGGCCGAGGCCCGGGGCCTGCGCGAGCAGCCCGACGTGCAGCGCCAGCTCGAAGAGAACGAACGGGCCGTCCTCGCCGCCGCCCTCCTGGGCTCGCTCTACGAGGAGGACGCCACCGACCCTAGCCAGGCGAACCTCGACACCTACTTCGAGCGCAACCGCGAGCGCCTCCGCCTGCGCGAGCCGTTCGTGCGCGTGCGCTTCATCGAGACCGCAACGCGCGGCGAGGCGCAGGACGCGCGGCGGGCGATGCAGCAGGCTATGCTGAGCGCAAGCCCGGACTCGCTCTGGGAGGCGGCCGCCCGGACTTTCGCCCTCGACACGACGGCTTCGCTCACGCTCGGACGGACCTACGTCCCCGAGAGCCGCCTGCTCGCCGACCAGGCCTCAGCCTGGCAGGCGATCCGCCAGCTCAGCCCGGGCCAGATCAGCGCTGTGCTCGAGACCGACACCACGTTTCACGTCCTCCAACTCATAGCCCGCGCGGCGGCCGGCAGCGAGCCCGAACTGGCGTGGATCGAGGACGAGGTCCGCCAGCAGGTCACGCTCGGCGTGCGGAAACAGATGGTGGCCCGT contains the following coding sequences:
- a CDS encoding peptidyl-prolyl cis-trans isomerase, with the protein product MPRFLCLLLALGLAACGDPAPPVPEDYVARVGGEVLTAGDLERALDVAPVGLDSVTARRQVIEQWVTAELMAREAEARGLREQPDVQRQLEENERAVLAAALLGSLYEEDATDPSQANLDTYFERNRERLRLREPFVRVRFIETATRGEAQDARRAMQQAMLSASPDSLWEAAARTFALDTTASLTLGRTYVPESRLLADQASAWQAIRQLSPGQISAVLETDTTFHVLQLIARAAAGSEPELAWIEDEVRQQVTLGVRKQMVARQVQRLRNEALSRGHLEIREPRPIAAPLSDSTRQAPEA